One window from the genome of Nicotiana tomentosiformis chromosome 5, ASM39032v3, whole genome shotgun sequence encodes:
- the LOC138891975 gene encoding uncharacterized protein, giving the protein MGDGHRQTITTGSWKGSEYRNRLHVTMGHNLSAQKLQNSSKIKRITSSPYHPSGNGQAKSTNKTIVQNLKKRLEAAKCHWPKELPRVLWAYRTMAKSTTGETLFSLVYGMKALIPVEVGEPALRYLQEDEESNNEAMLINLEFLEECRKLAHVRLAAQKQRMERYYNQRTNLRYFKVGDLVLRKVTQKHPRTQRR; this is encoded by the exons atgggggatggacatcgtcagaCCATTACCACTGGCTCttggaaag gttcggaatatcGAAATAGATTGCATGtgacaatgggccacaatttatcggcgcaaaagttacaaaactcCTCGAAGATAAAAAGGATTACCTCTTCACCTTACCATCCGAGCGGAAACGGCCAAGCGAAGTCAACAAACAAAACAATTGtgcaaaacctaaagaaaaggttagaAGCAGCAAAATGCCATTGGCCCAAAGAATTACCTAGAGtgttatgggcctaccgaacaatggcCAAGTCAACAACAGGAGAAACCCtcttttcccttgtgtacggcatgaaagctttgataccggtggaagtaggggagccaGCCTTAAGGTATTTACAAGAAGACGAAGAGTCAAACAACGaggcaatgctaatcaacttagAATTTCTCGAGGAATGCAGGAAATTAGCGCATGTCAGACTGGCagcccaaaagcagagaatggagcgatattacaATCAAAGAACCAACCTTCGTTATTttaaagtgggagacttggtcttgaggaaggtGACTCAGAAACACCCGAGAACTCAACGCCGGTAA